TGTATTATCGTTTTTTTATTTGAGATCGTTTGATTCGGCTAACAACAAGTTTAAAGATAGATTTAAAATTATCGTCTTATCTTTTGGACACTCAAAAAAGACATTTTTTAGGGAATTTTTATCAAAAAAATTGATAATAAGAGGCATAGAATCATATTTGTTCGGCGTTGGAATTTATTATCTATTAATTATATTTTTTTCATTAGCTCAGAATTCAATACAGTTAAAATATATAATAATACCCACTATTTTATTCTTTTTTGCTGCAATACTTAAATCATCTAAAATTAATAAAACATATAGTATCTTAAAATAAATTACATATAAATTTGTTAATATACCATATAAGGGTATATTTGAAGGGTTAATATCAAGGAACAATATTTGATTGAAATTAAATAGTGGAATTTTTCAAAAATAAGGTTTTGAACTTAAAACGGGTTCAGGGCGGAGCCCTCCCTCTCTCGCTATAAGTAACAAAAAAGTTAAAAGAATCAAATGGGAACTTTAGAAACGATAATTTTTCTGAAAATAAGGTTTTAAACTTAAAACGGGTCCAGTGTACAGTCCCTCTTTATTTCGCTACAAGTACCAAAAGGTTGAAAAAATTAAATGTGGACTTTAGAAACGATAATTTTTCTTAAAATACGCTTTTGAACTTAAAACGGGTTCAGGGTACAGTCCCTCTCTATTTCACTACAAGTACCAAAAGGTTGAAAAAATTAAATGTGGACTTTAGAAATGATAATTTTTAGAAAATAAGGTTTTGAACTTAAAATGGGTTCAGGGCGAAGCCCTCTCCTCCTTCCTTCGGTATGAGTACCAAAAAAAAGTAAAGAAATTAAGAATTAGTAAGGATTAGAAGCGGGGAAGTATTTTGCAAAAAAGTTAAACATCGAAATTTTTATAAAATGTGAAGTTTAAAATTTTTAAAGTGAGTAAATAATTGATATATAGGAGGTTTTTAGGTAATGGAAAAATTAATAGACAGTAAAACCGGAAATAAAGTAAAAGAAATTTTGGAAGAAGTACGAGACTCTGTACAATTAGTGTTGATAAGAAATGAGAGTGATTATTCGGAAATAACTCAACAGCTTTTAACAGAATTAAAAGAATTGAACGATAAAATCCAAGTACAAACATATAGTGTAACTTCTGATGAGTATCCATACGAAATTGAGAAAAATCTTTTGCCTGCAATAATAATATTAGATAGCGAAGGTAATGATTTAGGAGTAAGATTTTACGGAATTCCTTCAGGACACGAATTTTCTACTTTATTAGAGGATATAATAGCTGTAGCTAACATGAAAATCGATGCTTTTAACGAAGAAAATATGAAGAAGCTTTATACAATCGATAAAAAAATGAGAATCAGAGTTTTTGTAACTCCTACATGTCCTTACTGTCCTAAAGCCGTTTATGCTGCCCATCAAGCAGCTTTAATAAATCCTAATATAATTGGAGAAATGATAGAAGCGAACGAATTTGACCAACTTTCGTTTGAATATGGAGTAAGTTCGGTTCCTCATACAGTTATAGAAATAAATGAAAATGGAAAATGGATAAAAAAGAATGAATTCGTAGGAGCTTATCCAGAACAAGCATTTGTTGAAGAAATTTTAAGGGCTGCCGAATAAACAACATATAAAAAACATAAAGAGGGATCAATTTCCCTCTTTTTTATCGAATTTTTGTTTACAAGGAGGAACTCACATGTTTTTCAATGTTGAAAATGTAGGCAAAAAATTTCAACTTAAAGAGGAATACGAAGTTGTTATAGTAGGTGGAGGTCCAGCTGGAATAGCTGCTTCTATCTATGCCTTACAAGGAGGAGCTTCAGCTTTAGTTGTAGAAAAAGCTGTTGAAGGTGGACAAATGAATATAACCGATATAATTGAAAATTATCCTGGATTTAAATCGATAAGAGGTGAAGAACTCTCTACGTTAATGAAAGAACATGCTTCCCATTTTGGAGTTGAATTCTATCCTGCACAAGTTAATTCGATAGAATTCAAAGATAATTTAAAATTGACTAAATTAGATAATGGGGAATTAGTTAAAAGTAAAGTCGTAATAATAGCAAGTGGCTCAAAACCCAAAAAATTAGAAGTAAAAGGAGAAAAAGAATTTTCATCTAAAGGAGTTTCTTACTGCGCAAGTTGCGATGGACATTTTTTTAAAGATAAAAAGATAGCGGTAGTTGGAGGAGGGAATACAGCCGTTGAAGAAGCTGTGTACCTTTCTAATATTGCAAAAGAAGTTTATA
This genomic interval from Petrotoga sp. 9PWA.NaAc.5.4 contains the following:
- the trxB gene encoding thioredoxin-disulfide reductase — protein: MFFNVENVGKKFQLKEEYEVVIVGGGPAGIAASIYALQGGASALVVEKAVEGGQMNITDIIENYPGFKSIRGEELSTLMKEHASHFGVEFYPAQVNSIEFKDNLKLTKLDNGELVKSKVVIIASGSKPKKLEVKGEKEFSSKGVSYCASCDGHFFKDKKIAVVGGGNTAVEEAVYLSNIAKEVYIIHRRDELRADKLYQERAFNKPNIKFKWNSVVEEIKGKEKVESLKIKDLKTGEIYEEKFDGIFIFIGLLPETSFLDITKFETDEYGFIVTDENMETKIEGVYAIGDVRHKNVRQIVTAVSDGAIAASHAVRERIDQSQSKLKI
- a CDS encoding thioredoxin family protein, encoding MEKLIDSKTGNKVKEILEEVRDSVQLVLIRNESDYSEITQQLLTELKELNDKIQVQTYSVTSDEYPYEIEKNLLPAIIILDSEGNDLGVRFYGIPSGHEFSTLLEDIIAVANMKIDAFNEENMKKLYTIDKKMRIRVFVTPTCPYCPKAVYAAHQAALINPNIIGEMIEANEFDQLSFEYGVSSVPHTVIEINENGKWIKKNEFVGAYPEQAFVEEILRAAE